One part of the Eubalaena glacialis isolate mEubGla1 chromosome 19, mEubGla1.1.hap2.+ XY, whole genome shotgun sequence genome encodes these proteins:
- the RFLNB gene encoding refilin-B, with amino-acid sequence MVGRLSLQDVPELVDAKKKGDGVLDSPDSGLPPSPSPSHWALAAAGGGGSGGERAPAPGALEPDAAATPAAPNPASLPNALGSGCSPRLCPLSFGEGVEFDPLPPTEVRYTSSVKYDSERHFIDDVHLPLGLAVASCSQTITCIPSCTWRNYKAEVRFEPRHKPARFLSTTIVYPKYPKTVYTTTLEYNCRKTLRRFLSSVELEAMEFVGGDYLSEES; translated from the exons ATGGTGGGCCGGCTGAGCCTGCAGGATGTGCCCGAGCTCGTGGACGCGAAGAAGAAGGGCGACGGCGTCCTGGACAGTCCGGACTCGggcctgccccccagccccagccccagccactGGGCGCTCGCGGCGGCCgggggcggcggcagcggcggggaGCGGGCGCCGGCCCCTGGGGCGCTGGAGCCCGACGCGGCGGCCACCCCCGCGGCCCCG AATCCAGCTTCTCTCCCCAACGCCCTGGGCTCTGGCTGCTCGCCAAGGTTATGCCCCCTGTCGTTTGGCGAAGGAGTGGAGTTTGACCCCTTACCACCAACGGAAGTAAG GTACACGTCCTCAGTCAAGTATGACTCAGAGCGACACTTCATCGACGACGTCCACCTGCCCCTGGGCCTGGCGGTGGCCTCCTGCAGCCAGACCATCACCTGCATCCCCAGTTGCACGTGGCGCAACTACAAGGCGGAGGTGCGCTTTGAGCCGCGCCACAAGCCTGCCCGCTTTCTCAGCACCACCATCGTCTACCCCAAGTACCCCAAGACCGTCTACACCACCACCCTGGAGTACAACTGCCGCAAGACACTGAGGAGGTTCCTGTCCAGCGTGGAGCTCGAAGCCATGGAGTTCGTGGGCGGTGATTACCTGTCGGAGGAGAGCTGA